Proteins from a single region of Vulgatibacter sp.:
- a CDS encoding TSUP family transporter encodes MVAALLAGVVDAIAGGGGLLTLPALLATGMPPHLALATNKGQSVFGSGAALANFVRNGLVDRKLAPLTFPAGLVGSFAGAALVLLVRPDVLKPVVLILLVAVAFFLAFRPPVTARQAPPLEKARLAALALALGIGAYDGFFGPGTGTFLIVGFVALLGLPMARASANAKVINFASNLAAVILFASKGVVVWQVALPMAAAQFAGGFLGSQLAVKGGDVLVRRVVLLVVLALVAKLGFDLLA; translated from the coding sequence ATGGTCGCCGCGCTCCTCGCCGGCGTCGTCGACGCCATCGCCGGCGGCGGCGGCCTCCTCACCCTGCCGGCCCTCCTCGCCACCGGCATGCCGCCGCACCTCGCCCTGGCGACCAACAAGGGCCAGTCGGTCTTCGGCTCCGGGGCGGCGCTCGCCAACTTCGTCCGCAACGGCCTCGTCGATCGCAAGCTCGCGCCGCTCACCTTCCCGGCGGGCCTGGTCGGCTCCTTCGCCGGCGCGGCGCTGGTGCTGCTGGTCCGGCCCGACGTCCTCAAGCCGGTGGTGCTGATCCTCCTCGTCGCCGTGGCCTTCTTCCTCGCCTTCCGGCCGCCGGTCACCGCCCGGCAGGCGCCGCCGCTCGAGAAGGCCCGCCTCGCAGCCCTGGCCCTCGCCCTCGGCATCGGCGCCTACGACGGCTTCTTCGGCCCGGGAACCGGCACCTTCCTCATCGTCGGCTTCGTCGCGCTCCTCGGCCTGCCCATGGCCCGCGCCTCGGCCAACGCCAAGGTGATCAACTTCGCTTCCAACCTCGCCGCGGTGATCCTCTTCGCCAGCAAGGGCGTGGTGGTCTGGCAGGTGGCGCTGCCGATGGCAGCGGCCCAATTCGCCGGCGGATTCCTCGGCTCGCAGCTCGCGGTGAAGGGCGGCGACGTGCTCGTGCGCCGGGTCGTCCTCCTCGTGGTACTCGCACTGGTGGCGAAGCTCGGCTTCGACCTGCTGGCGTGA
- a CDS encoding EAL and HDOD domain-containing protein, whose product MEEVFVARQPIFDRSLRVFGYEILFRHSSFENFFSHHDPDEAATRVIHDSLHVFGLDVLAQDRRIFFNVTRSVLVENLVRILPVERTVVELLETVEPDPEVIEACRALKAAGYTLALDDFVIYPGCEPLLELADIVKVDFLASPREAREEVPRRFRRKGLLFLAEKVETAEDFHEALELGYDLFQGFFFRRPEILAAREIPSAETSYLRLLQAVSQEPIDFDRVEEIVKHDVSLSVRLLRFLNSAFFGWRSQVTSIKQALGLLGELPLRKWVTMVAVTGLGTDRPEELVVTALFRARFCEELAQQAGLEGEAPDLFVAGLLSALDSLLGRPLPDLLRELGVAPALQAAIAGGAGQGAAIFRLAIAYESGRWEEAAAIARQLGLDELALPGLYRDAVAWAEQTHRF is encoded by the coding sequence ATGGAAGAGGTCTTCGTCGCCCGGCAGCCGATCTTCGATCGTTCGCTCCGGGTCTTCGGCTACGAGATCCTCTTCCGGCACTCGTCCTTCGAGAACTTCTTCTCCCACCACGATCCCGACGAAGCGGCGACCCGCGTCATCCACGACAGCCTCCACGTCTTCGGCCTCGACGTGCTGGCGCAGGATCGGCGGATCTTCTTCAACGTCACCCGCTCGGTGCTGGTGGAGAACCTCGTCCGGATCCTGCCGGTGGAGCGCACCGTGGTGGAGCTCCTCGAGACGGTGGAGCCCGATCCCGAGGTGATCGAGGCCTGCCGTGCCCTCAAGGCAGCGGGCTACACCCTCGCCCTCGACGACTTCGTCATCTACCCGGGCTGCGAGCCGCTCCTCGAGCTCGCCGACATCGTGAAGGTCGACTTCCTCGCTTCGCCGCGGGAGGCGCGGGAGGAGGTGCCCCGTCGTTTCCGCCGCAAGGGTCTGCTCTTCCTCGCGGAGAAGGTGGAGACCGCCGAGGATTTCCACGAGGCCCTCGAGCTGGGCTACGACCTCTTCCAGGGCTTCTTCTTCCGGCGCCCCGAGATCCTCGCGGCCCGGGAGATCCCCTCGGCGGAGACGAGCTACCTGCGTCTCCTCCAGGCGGTGAGCCAGGAGCCGATCGACTTCGACCGGGTCGAGGAGATCGTCAAGCACGACGTCTCGCTCTCGGTGCGGCTGCTGCGCTTCCTCAACTCCGCCTTCTTCGGCTGGCGCAGCCAGGTCACCTCGATCAAGCAGGCGCTGGGGCTCCTCGGCGAGCTGCCGCTGCGCAAGTGGGTGACGATGGTGGCGGTCACCGGCCTCGGCACCGACCGGCCCGAGGAGCTGGTGGTGACGGCGCTCTTCCGCGCGCGCTTCTGCGAGGAGCTGGCGCAGCAGGCGGGGCTCGAGGGCGAGGCGCCCGATCTCTTCGTGGCGGGGCTGCTCTCGGCCCTCGATTCGCTGCTGGGCAGGCCGCTGCCGGATCTGCTCCGGGAGCTCGGGGTGGCGCCAGCGCTGCAGGCGGCGATCGCCGGCGGCGCTGGCCAGGGCGCGGCGATCTTCCGCCTCGCCATCGCCTACGAGTCGGGGCGGTGGGAGGAGGCGGCTGCGATCGCCCGGCAGCTCGGCCTGGACGAGCTCGCCCTGCCCGGCCTCTACCGCGACGCGGTGGCCTGGGCGGAGCAGACCCACCGCTTCTGA